Below is a genomic region from Sorghum bicolor cultivar BTx623 chromosome 9, Sorghum_bicolor_NCBIv3, whole genome shotgun sequence.
GTTGTGATTGAATGAATGAGAATCGGGGATTCTGAAATATTATATAAAGCTTTCCGATACTGCCATTTAGCCCTATGGCCCATATTTCAGAATTCTGATTGCTGGTGCTGCTACATTGAATCAGAGTTTCCCCTCCCTTTAGGATTACGAGTTCATACCTCAGTGTTTATTTGTGTTTCATCGTATAGGAAGGGAAGAAAATAGTCTTTTGATCAATCTGGTCTATTAGTGAATGCTGAGCATTTCCTTGGCATGCATATTAGAGTGAAATATGGGATTTGACTGTATCTTTATGGGAATTTTTCATGTTTCCTTCCAGCTAAATAGAAGGGTGGGAGCGATCTGCTACTGATAAACATTTGTATTTTCTTACATCTCGTGACTAATCGTACCTAGTGTCTGAGAGTGCAGTACAGCCGGCTGTTGAGGCATTTCTCTTGTTCGCATGGTTCTTACTTGAACAATGCTGCTCAAATTTGTAGGATCCAATTGTTGAGGGTATAGAGGACAAAATTGCTGCATGGACATTCCTTCCAAAAGGTTGTGGTTCTCATTGAGGCATCAACATTGTAATTCTATATTCTTGCAttttggaggcacaaaaatcctAATACTAGTGCTTGGCAGATTATGCTTACcattgttttttcttttgttgaATTATATCTAGTGCTTGACAAGTTACATGATAAGAATACTAGCTCACAGTTTTCAGAACTCTTTGTTAAGAGCCATGACCATGCATGTATTAGAATCATGCCTTTAATATAGTAGTAGTCTCTAGAAATTCATGTCACACTCTCTTTCTCTGACACTTGTGCACACAATCTTATGTCAATCAGTTGGCTGTATGCTTATATCAGTTGGGGAGTCAAATCTAGTATGTCACAACCTAAAGAAGCCAGACATGTCCCTTAGGCCTTAGTGCTGAGCTGTATGACCTAATTTTGAGGATTAGCTTATCCAAGATTTTTCTAGCGTCTGTTCAAATGTTGGTTCATTGAAATTCTGCTTTGATAATAGGGTGATTGTTTTGACACATTTTGTTGTTATCCTTCTGTTTACACCTTCCTATTTCATGTATAGATTGGACCTGCCTGAACAATGAAAAAttatattgattttttttttcttatgggTGTTATATTCTAATCAGAGAATGGTGAAGATATCCAAGTCCTAAGATATAAACATGGGGAGAAGTATGAACCGCACTATGATTACTTCACTGACAATGTTAACACTATTCGTGGTGGTCATCGCTATGCTACTGTTCTTTTGTACTTAACTGATGTAGCAGAAGGAGGGGAAACAGTTTTCCCCTTGGCTGAGGTAAATTGTCTTCTATTTTCAGTGATGTTAGTGTTTAAGAAGATGGTAGAGAGTGGTTAAGAATTTCTTTTGCTTTTCTGGCTACATGCGTCTATCATGTCCATTTCCTATTTTCTCATATTAAATAATGATCTGCGTGAATTGTCAAAAGGAGGTCGATGATGCTAAAGATGCAACCTTCTCAGAATGTGCTCAGAAAGGCATTGCAGGTATTGCATTTTATCCAGAGTGTCTCTTGGTACTCCTTTGTTTTCCCCTTTGTATGCCACATCTGACATATTTCTCAATTGACCTGAAACTCCTTCCTCAGTGAAACCACGAAAAGGAGATGCCCTCCTTTTCTTCAACCTTAAGCCAGATGGCACCACCGATCCAGTGAGCCTCCATGGTGGTTGTGCAGTCATAAGGGGCGAGAAATGGTCAGCTACGAAGTGGATCCGTGTGGCCTCGTTCGATAAGGTCCATTACCCACAAGGCAACTGCACCGACGAGAACGAGAGCTGCTCGAAATGGGCGGCCCTAGGGGAGTGCATAAAGAACCCAGAGTACATGGTGGGAACCACAGCATTGCCCGGTTACTGTCGAAGGAGCTGCAATGTGTGCTAGGGTCAGGATGTGAGAGGACAACTGGCGTGTTGGAACCATTGATCTTGACACAGGAACAGGTTACACCAAGTTGTTTCGCAAGGGTTTGGCCTGGATTCTGCTGGTTTTGTTGCTCCTTGCTCCTGATTAGATATTGGGTTTTTTGGTTTCCCCTAGCGGTTTTGAGCGGTAACCAGGCAGGAGCTTGGAAGAGTACTCTTTGCTACTGCATACCACTTGTATCCATAATCCGTAGTCTGTTCTAGGTCTCCTGTGTCCCACATAAAAGAAATATGCGATAGGTCATGCTGGATGGAGATGCATTTAGAACAAGCCCAGCGTTTTATTTATTGATTTTTTAGATTGCTTGGTTCTGCTAGCTCATAATCTGTACCAGAATCTTGGAAGATCTTGATTCGTTGTCATCTTTAACCTTTCTCGATATATGGTAGTATGCAATTGGTATCCCAGCGAACTGATGAGGAACTGTGATATACTGAtggctagagccaaagtcaagCCCGTTCTCTTTTATTTTTAGTCGTACTTTTTTTTGTCAgtcagtagtgtttttctcttataataaattagcTAAATTAGCTAATAGTAATTTCAGCCTTAAAATTTTAGACCAGGCCTCGCGGCCAGCGAACAGACGCCAAGCACAATAGCATTGCCACTGAGCTACTTTGGTGGTGCGGCCAGCGACGAGCTAGAAAGTGCTGGTGGCATCACTTGTTCTTGGAGACGAGGTGGTTTTCATCTTGAATTCTGCGTCACTTTGTTCTGAGCAATCCTGTATTACCAATTTGCAATTTTCTTTCCCTGACCGAAGACGCGCAAACGAAATGATTATGACCAAACGGACAGaaaagtgtttttttttctcccgtTCAGGATGGTTAATGGTCAGACCAGCAGGCGTTGGCAGGCACTGAACTGCCTTGGTTCAAGGGACGGAATTCAAATGAATGGCCAGAAGTTCTGgcacaaaataaaaagatataatatagtatgtgtTAGATATACACTTCTTCCGTCCTTAATTATCTGTCATTCAAAAAAcaaatttaactaaatatatattaaaaaatattattacttaaagtatataattagtatAGTTAGAACATAGAGGTTCAGAACATGTTATTGACCACGTGGATCTCGTGAAAAGAAAATGAATAATCGTGGACGGCAGCACTTTTAAGTTCTCATGTCGAAGTTTgggctttgtttacttccacttaaaaacctaaaatttttcaagattctctgtcacaatcgaatctttagacgtatgcatgagtattaaatatagataaaaaaactaattgcacagtttgatcagaattgacgagacgaatcgtttgagcttagttagtctatgattggataataattaccataaacacGCGAAATTTTTCGCTTTA
It encodes:
- the LOC8077026 gene encoding probable prolyl 4-hydroxylase 4; this encodes MKSSPWAGARRPAVVQLLLFLAHLVGRGGAAGGGSKGSSVYPAAVVYPHHSRQISWKPRVFLYQHFLSDDEANHLISLARAELKRSAVADNMSGKSTLSDVRTSSGTFLRKGQDPIVEGIEDKIAAWTFLPKENGEDIQVLRYKHGEKYEPHYDYFTDNVNTIRGGHRYATVLLYLTDVAEGGETVFPLAEEVDDAKDATFSECAQKGIAVKPRKGDALLFFNLKPDGTTDPVSLHGGCAVIRGEKWSATKWIRVASFDKVHYPQGNCTDENESCSKWAALGECIKNPEYMVGTTALPGYCRRSCNVC